From one Planktothrix agardhii NIES-204 genomic stretch:
- a CDS encoding cobalt transport protein: MIQLSIPFKLRVSLILVIGIALLKTSVWWALAYYSAIAFFWVILLKPPLKIISKLLGAELIFLSLLALPMGYEKASFMVSRSLVCLLIMNSFLITLPSHSLGIALKGLPIPATFQEIILLTGQYLEILISEVRQMQQSAKLRGLSGYSGWLRYTSAAMIGSLYLRSLDRSERVYNAMILRGYQGKLPVESLSTPRDNFALIIVGTIASLLTFFSYVKN, encoded by the coding sequence ATGATTCAACTTTCTATCCCGTTTAAATTACGGGTTTCTCTGATCCTGGTAATCGGAATTGCCTTACTCAAAACATCTGTATGGTGGGCCTTAGCCTACTATAGCGCGATCGCATTTTTTTGGGTAATTCTTTTAAAACCGCCCCTAAAAATCATCTCAAAACTATTAGGGGCGGAATTAATCTTCCTTTCATTATTAGCCTTACCCATGGGATATGAAAAAGCCAGTTTTATGGTAAGTCGTTCCCTGGTCTGTTTACTAATAATGAATAGTTTTCTAATCACCTTACCATCCCATAGTTTAGGAATTGCATTAAAAGGTTTACCAATTCCCGCAACTTTTCAAGAAATTATCTTATTAACTGGGCAATATTTAGAAATATTAATCTCAGAAGTTCGTCAAATGCAACAATCGGCAAAATTGCGAGGTTTATCTGGTTATTCCGGTTGGTTACGTTATACAAGTGCCGCCATGATCGGTTCTCTTTATTTACGCAGTTTAGATCGATCTGAACGAGTTTATAATGCCATGATTTTGCGAGGTTATCAAGGTAAATTACCCGTAGAATCTCTATCAACACCCAGAGATAATTTTGCCCTAATTATTGTTGGCACTATCGCTAGTTTATTAACATTTTTTTCCTATGTCAAAAATTAA
- a CDS encoding 2-dehydro-3-deoxyphosphogluconate aldolase/4-hydroxy-2-oxoglutarate aldolase, translated as MNSELWLSWLKKYRAIAVIRTRQRQLGKQMAQATAAGGMGLIEITWNSDQAPELIAELRSELPECLIGTGTLFTIEDVQNAIASGAQFLFSPHTNPDMIQVAKQAEIPIIPGALSPTEIITAWQAGASCVKVFPISAVGGVDYIRSIKGPMGNIPLIPTGGVTLNNAVEFIQAGAIAVGLAGDLFPPDLIGEQNWQAIAKKTQTLLQQFSEISL; from the coding sequence GTGAATTCTGAACTTTGGTTATCTTGGTTAAAAAAATATCGAGCGATCGCCGTTATCCGCACTCGCCAAAGGCAACTCGGAAAACAAATGGCTCAGGCGACCGCCGCCGGAGGCATGGGGTTAATTGAAATTACTTGGAATAGCGATCAAGCCCCAGAATTAATTGCGGAATTACGGTCTGAATTGCCAGAATGTTTGATCGGAACTGGAACATTATTTACCATTGAAGACGTGCAGAATGCGATCGCATCCGGGGCGCAATTCCTATTTTCTCCCCATACCAACCCTGATATGATTCAGGTGGCAAAACAAGCGGAAATTCCCATAATTCCCGGGGCATTATCCCCCACCGAAATCATCACCGCCTGGCAAGCAGGGGCTAGTTGTGTTAAAGTATTTCCTATTTCTGCGGTCGGTGGTGTAGATTATATTAGAAGTATTAAAGGGCCGATGGGAAATATCCCCTTGATTCCCACGGGAGGGGTAACTTTAAACAATGCTGTTGAGTTTATTCAAGCGGGAGCGATCGCGGTGGGACTGGCTGGAGATTTATTTCCACCTGATTTAATTGGAGAACAAAATTGGCAAGCGATCGCCAAAAAAACTCAAACCCTCCTACAACAGTTCTCGGAAATTTCCCTATAA
- a CDS encoding putative site-specific DNA-methyltransferase, with protein sequence MDNSLKIADLFSGIGGLRLAFESADYQCVYSCDKDPACQSVYFNNFGEKPEADITKIDYNNLPKFDVLTAGFPCQPFSICGKRQGFEDTRGTLFFHICEIIEVHHPRVVVLENVKHLLHHDQGKTLKTILYSLEDLGYAVDYKLLNAKDFGLPQNRERVIIVACKDKKFYFSKLQRVYPIPKLRDFLDHKGKFEYLNPEEYTLIEGYKQQLSGLIFVGYRNKNIWKKGIRPNTEHLSRVHHQPNRIYSIDGVHPTIPSQETSGRFFIYIPEENRVRKLTIQECYRIMGFPDTFKLHPNLGECYKQIGNSVCIPLFQELAIQIREQIFGYSDHQHLSEWTVKQSIKEPIQLKIPGLFE encoded by the coding sequence ATGGATAATTCTCTTAAAATAGCAGATTTATTTTCTGGAATCGGTGGGTTAAGATTGGCTTTTGAAAGTGCTGATTATCAATGTGTTTATTCTTGTGACAAAGATCCCGCTTGTCAATCTGTCTATTTTAATAACTTTGGAGAAAAGCCAGAGGCAGATATTACTAAAATTGATTATAATAATCTTCCTAAATTTGATGTTTTAACGGCTGGGTTTCCTTGTCAACCCTTTAGCATTTGTGGAAAACGCCAAGGGTTTGAGGATACTAGAGGAACCCTATTTTTTCATATTTGTGAAATTATAGAAGTTCATCATCCTAGGGTTGTTGTTTTGGAAAATGTTAAACATTTGTTACATCATGATCAGGGAAAAACCCTCAAGACTATTTTATATTCTTTAGAAGATTTAGGCTATGCTGTTGATTATAAATTATTGAATGCTAAAGACTTTGGACTTCCGCAAAATCGAGAGCGAGTAATTATTGTAGCTTGCAAAGATAAAAAATTTTATTTCTCAAAATTGCAGAGGGTTTATCCTATTCCTAAATTAAGAGATTTTTTAGATCACAAGGGAAAATTTGAATACTTAAACCCGGAAGAATATACACTTATCGAGGGTTACAAACAGCAGTTATCGGGTCTGATTTTTGTGGGATATCGTAATAAGAATATCTGGAAAAAAGGGATTAGACCCAACACAGAACATTTATCTAGGGTACATCACCAACCAAATCGAATTTACTCCATTGATGGAGTCCATCCCACCATTCCATCCCAGGAAACATCGGGACGTTTCTTTATTTATATTCCCGAGGAAAATCGAGTTCGTAAGTTAACTATCCAAGAATGTTATAGAATTATGGGGTTTCCTGATACGTTTAAACTCCATCCCAATTTGGGAGAATGTTATAAACAAATTGGAAATTCTGTTTGTATTCCTCTATTTCAAGAACTGGCAATACAGATTAGAGAGCAAATTTTTGGTTATTCTGATCATCAGCATTTATCTGAATGGACGGTCAAACAATCAATTAAAGAACCTATTCAACTTAAAATACCAGGACTTTTTGAATAA
- a CDS encoding cobalamin (vitamin B12) biosynthesis CbiM protein produces the protein MHIPDGFISPVVATVTSLTSTGFLAVCLGRTRENVGLRYAPVMGLTTAFIFAAQMINFPVAGGTSGHLLGGTLAAVILGNPWAASVSIATVLFIQAFLFADGGITALGANIFNMAIVGVWVGWILTQILQQLLGGSSLRLPLAAGIAGGISVIAAAITCSINLILSGTAKAAIILPAMIGVHSLIGIGEGLITAGILTYLITVRPDLLPGDQPQLNKWLIPVIGTLLIAGVLSLFASAWPDGLEKVAEIHGFAELAENVRFSIPTPFADYSIKGWGEIGTSISGIIGSLICFGVAFGILQIGKPNQL, from the coding sequence ATGCACATTCCCGATGGATTTATTTCCCCCGTAGTAGCAACTGTTACCAGTCTTACCAGCACCGGATTTTTAGCAGTTTGTCTGGGGCGTACCCGCGAGAATGTAGGGTTACGATACGCGCCAGTTATGGGATTAACAACCGCGTTTATTTTTGCCGCCCAAATGATTAATTTTCCGGTAGCTGGTGGCACCAGTGGACACCTTTTAGGAGGAACTTTAGCGGCAGTAATTTTAGGAAATCCTTGGGCAGCTTCTGTATCCATTGCGACGGTTTTATTTATTCAAGCTTTTTTATTTGCTGATGGTGGAATTACCGCTTTAGGAGCCAATATTTTTAACATGGCAATTGTGGGAGTTTGGGTCGGTTGGATCTTAACACAAATTCTCCAACAATTATTAGGAGGTTCTAGTTTGCGCTTACCCTTAGCTGCGGGTATTGCTGGGGGAATTAGTGTTATTGCCGCCGCGATCACTTGTTCCATCAATTTAATTTTATCAGGGACAGCTAAGGCGGCGATAATTTTACCAGCAATGATCGGAGTTCATAGTTTAATTGGAATTGGTGAAGGATTAATTACCGCCGGAATTCTAACTTATTTAATTACAGTCCGACCCGATTTATTACCCGGAGATCAACCCCAATTAAATAAATGGTTAATTCCAGTAATTGGTACGTTATTAATTGCCGGGGTATTATCCTTATTTGCATCAGCTTGGCCCGATGGTTTAGAAAAGGTGGCAGAAATTCACGGTTTTGCTGAATTAGCCGAAAATGTGCGGTTTAGTATTCCCACACCTTTCGCTGATTATAGTATCAAAGGATGGGGAGAAATTGGCACTAGCATTTCTGGAATTATCGGAAGTTTAATCTGTTTTGGTGTTGCTTTTGGAATTCTCCAAATTGGTAAACCAAATCAGTTATAA
- a CDS encoding CheC, inhibitor of MCP methylation: protein MQENSQQLLVLTQLFKVGIDRADMMLATICRSPIKLKLLSIDLFPPQQLTMQLEKRLGTKDLKSVEMVFTGEFQGNTQLMFPKQTATILIDLIESEDRRKLDKGAFEKAIFSEVGNIFYNGIMGVISTLCEYGITYMIPKYKEGDLRNLLFGSLSPKYSIALIGTIEIFKDRNLVFWFQFDTLEKLLEKSSNIEDYFDV, encoded by the coding sequence ATGCAGGAAAATTCACAACAGCTTTTGGTTTTGACTCAATTGTTTAAAGTCGGTATTGATCGGGCGGATATGATGTTAGCAACTATCTGCCGATCGCCGATCAAGTTAAAGTTACTATCTATCGATTTATTCCCCCCGCAACAGTTAACTATGCAGTTGGAAAAACGGTTGGGTACTAAGGATCTAAAATCGGTAGAAATGGTATTTACAGGGGAGTTTCAAGGGAATACTCAACTGATGTTTCCGAAACAAACTGCGACAATATTAATTGATTTGATTGAAAGTGAAGATCGGCGCAAATTAGATAAAGGAGCTTTTGAAAAAGCCATTTTTAGCGAAGTAGGAAATATTTTTTATAATGGGATTATGGGAGTGATTAGTACCCTCTGTGAATATGGGATTACCTATATGATTCCTAAATATAAAGAAGGAGATCTGAGAAATCTATTGTTCGGGAGTTTATCTCCTAAATATTCAATTGCTTTGATAGGAACTATTGAAATATTCAAAGATCGAAATTTAGTCTTCTGGTTTCAATTTGATACTTTGGAAAAACTCTTGGAAAAAAGCAGTAATATTGAGGATTATTTTGATGTTTAA
- a CDS encoding ABC transporter related: MSKINSSEKTLIVQDLIFGYARQEPILQNISFTINSGERVALMGATGAGKSTLLENLIGLKLPKSGQIFINGISLESKNLSDIRLQVGFAFQNPDDQLFMPTILEDVMFGLLNYGMPLIEAKEKARLVLSQFGLIYYENRSSHELSGGQKRLAALASILVLEPSILILDEPTNGLDPAWRKKLATILSELPLEVILVASHDLNWIKKTTHKSLILADGKIVVERPTHELLQDEEMLELYGLPPNW, from the coding sequence ATGTCAAAAATTAATAGTTCTGAAAAAACCCTAATTGTCCAAGATTTAATATTTGGATATGCCCGACAAGAGCCTATATTGCAAAATATCTCTTTTACCATAAATTCCGGTGAAAGAGTGGCTTTAATGGGAGCTACAGGTGCGGGTAAAAGCACTTTATTAGAAAACTTAATCGGTTTAAAATTGCCCAAATCTGGTCAGATTTTCATTAATGGTATTAGTTTAGAATCTAAAAATCTTTCTGATATTCGTCTTCAGGTAGGATTTGCTTTTCAAAATCCTGATGATCAATTATTTATGCCAACTATTTTAGAAGATGTGATGTTTGGTTTGCTTAACTATGGAATGCCTCTGATAGAAGCAAAAGAAAAAGCAAGATTGGTTTTATCTCAATTCGGGTTAATCTATTATGAAAATCGCTCCTCCCATGAATTATCAGGAGGACAAAAACGCCTAGCTGCATTAGCATCAATTTTAGTCTTAGAACCCAGTATTTTAATCTTAGATGAACCAACAAACGGTTTAGATCCCGCTTGGCGTAAAAAATTAGCTACCATATTATCTGAGTTACCCTTAGAAGTAATATTAGTTGCTTCCCATGATCTGAATTGGATTAAAAAAACTACCCATAAATCCTTAATTTTAGCTGACGGAAAAATTGTCGTAGAGCGTCCGACTCATGAATTATTACAAGATGAAGAAATGTTAGAATTATACGGTTTACCTCCTAATTGGTAA
- a CDS encoding hypothetical protein (protein of unknown function DUF985), translated as MISVEELIEKYQLIPHPEGGYFRETYRSEGVIYQNALPEHFKGDRNYCTGIYFLLPQGTKSCLHRIQSDEMWHFYLGGSMTLILMHEDYGVQNIILGSNILAGEQVQFVVPAGWWFGGYPNSESSYSFVGCTVAPGFDFADFQLANRYELLQKFPGSTDIILTLTPDLELII; from the coding sequence ATGATTAGTGTAGAAGAATTAATTGAAAAATATCAGCTTATTCCCCATCCTGAAGGTGGATATTTTCGAGAAACCTATCGTTCTGAGGGTGTAATTTATCAGAATGCTTTACCCGAACATTTTAAAGGTGATCGCAACTATTGTACAGGAATTTATTTTCTACTACCCCAAGGGACAAAATCCTGTTTGCATCGGATTCAATCTGATGAAATGTGGCATTTTTATTTAGGAGGTTCCATGACTCTGATCTTAATGCACGAAGACTATGGGGTACAAAATATTATTCTTGGGTCTAATATTTTAGCAGGAGAACAAGTCCAGTTTGTGGTTCCGGCGGGATGGTGGTTTGGGGGTTATCCTAATTCTGAAAGTTCCTATAGTTTCGTTGGTTGTACCGTTGCACCCGGGTTTGATTTTGCCGACTTTCAATTAGCAAATCGCTATGAACTACTCCAGAAATTTCCAGGATCTACGGATATTATTTTAACATTAACCCCTGATTTAGAATTAATAATATAA
- a CDS encoding putative site-specific DNA-methyltransferase — MNYKEKLLEIYNNAISIIDIENEIPEQDKNSILEIGSKCKSQKGVYTVLITLLIYKILNPQQDIRYHQSNMPSGFSGRVIDTQYITPTLKQLGLPAMAESGWLTRSLEQPYPYTLNYEGKINDKNVKKAFLSIIDYVQNNPEKAEICLRLLMNQVIEITKANQINIVKLSNPDKIDIKTLINCLDQHFNFDYETRGGSKLPVIAFYAIYSCLVTEIERYKSCTLKILASHTASDLTSKSAGDIELFDKTGNLFEAVEIKHGKEIDLNMIHIAKEKIIKYNPQRYFIFASKDIKESESNLIEIEIKKIAETHGCQIILNGIIPTLKYYFRLIMSLEKFIDEYSKLIELDQEIQTIHKTKWNQILSKFN; from the coding sequence ATGAATTACAAAGAAAAACTGTTAGAAATCTACAATAACGCTATTTCAATTATTGATATTGAAAATGAAATTCCTGAACAGGATAAAAACTCTATTTTAGAAATAGGCTCTAAGTGTAAGAGTCAGAAAGGAGTTTATACAGTTCTTATTACATTACTGATCTATAAGATTTTGAACCCTCAACAAGATATTAGGTATCATCAATCTAATATGCCTAGTGGTTTTTCTGGTCGAGTTATAGATACACAATATATTACACCAACCCTAAAACAATTAGGTCTTCCTGCAATGGCTGAAAGTGGTTGGTTAACCCGTTCTCTTGAACAGCCTTATCCTTATACCTTAAACTATGAGGGGAAAATCAATGATAAAAATGTTAAAAAAGCGTTTTTATCTATTATTGATTATGTTCAAAACAACCCCGAAAAAGCAGAAATTTGTTTAAGGTTATTGATGAATCAGGTTATAGAAATTACCAAGGCAAATCAAATTAACATTGTTAAACTATCTAATCCTGACAAGATTGATATTAAGACTCTGATCAATTGCCTGGATCAACATTTTAACTTTGACTATGAAACTCGTGGAGGTTCTAAACTTCCTGTCATTGCTTTTTATGCAATTTATAGTTGTTTAGTTACTGAAATTGAGAGATATAAATCCTGTACTCTCAAAATTTTGGCAAGCCATACGGCATCTGATCTGACATCTAAAAGTGCAGGAGATATTGAACTATTTGATAAAACAGGTAATTTATTTGAAGCGGTAGAAATTAAACACGGAAAGGAAATTGATCTTAACATGATTCATATAGCTAAAGAAAAGATTATTAAATATAATCCTCAAAGATATTTTATATTTGCGTCCAAAGATATTAAAGAATCAGAATCTAATCTGATTGAGATAGAAATAAAAAAAATAGCAGAAACTCATGGTTGTCAGATTATTTTAAATGGGATTATTCCTACTCTCAAATATTATTTTAGACTAATTATGTCTTTAGAAAAATTTATTGATGAGTATTCAAAGCTTATTGAGTTAGATCAGGAAATTCAGACAATTCATAAAACTAAATGGAATCAAATTTTATCCAAATTTAATTAA
- the argS gene encoding arginyl-tRNA synthetase, whose amino-acid sequence MTSTVELLKIKFNQALVAAFGEDFATIDPMVVASTNPKFGDYQCNLAMSLTKPLKSNPRAIATQIIDNLIIDEICETPEIAGPGFINLRLKTDYLQIQLQKMLGDERLNIPKVNPNQKMIVDFSSPNIAKEMHVGHLRSTIIGDSIARVLEFQGHEVLRLNHVGDWGTQFGMLITYLKEVYPDALTTANALDLGDLVEFYRQAKVRFDQDETFKETSRQEVVRLQAGAEDSRRAWQLLCEQSRREFQLIYDDLGIKLTERGESFYNQFLPQIVEELDKIGLLVENQGAKCVFLEGFTNKEGEPLPLIVQKTDGGYNYATTDLAALRHRIETEKATRIIYVTDAGQSNHFMQFWQVAKRASWIPENVELVHVAFGVVKGEDGKKLKTRSGETVRLRELLDEAVNYAKKDLETRIKAEGRTETQEFIDHVAEIVGLSAVKYADLSQNRTSDYIFSFDKMLSLQGNTAPYMLYAYVRIQGISRKGNIDWQKLETDIQLVLEADEEVVLAKHLLQLQDILEEVAKDLLPNRLCQYLFELSQKFNQFYEQCDVVKAREPQRTSRLSLCDLTAKTLKLGLSLLGISVLERM is encoded by the coding sequence ATGACATCTACAGTAGAACTTCTCAAGATTAAATTTAATCAAGCGTTAGTAGCTGCCTTTGGTGAAGATTTTGCCACAATTGATCCGATGGTAGTTGCATCAACTAATCCTAAATTTGGTGATTATCAATGTAATTTGGCGATGTCTTTAACTAAACCTTTAAAAAGTAATCCTAGAGCGATCGCAACTCAAATTATAGACAATTTAATTATTGATGAAATTTGCGAAACTCCGGAAATTGCTGGCCCTGGTTTTATTAATTTACGCTTGAAAACAGACTATTTACAAATCCAACTCCAAAAAATGTTAGGGGATGAACGGTTAAATATTCCTAAAGTTAACCCTAACCAAAAAATGATTGTAGATTTTTCTAGTCCAAATATTGCTAAAGAAATGCACGTCGGACATCTAAGGTCTACGATTATTGGAGATAGTATTGCTAGGGTTTTAGAATTTCAAGGACATGAGGTTTTACGTCTGAACCATGTTGGGGACTGGGGAACTCAATTTGGAATGTTAATTACCTATTTAAAAGAAGTTTATCCCGATGCTTTAACCACTGCAAATGCGCTCGATTTAGGGGATTTAGTAGAATTTTATCGGCAAGCAAAAGTTAGATTTGATCAGGATGAAACCTTTAAAGAAACCTCCCGCCAAGAAGTTGTACGCCTACAAGCAGGGGCAGAAGATAGCCGTCGGGCGTGGCAATTATTATGTGAACAATCTCGGCGGGAATTTCAGTTAATTTATGATGATTTGGGGATTAAATTAACTGAAAGAGGAGAATCTTTTTATAATCAATTTTTACCCCAAATTGTTGAAGAATTAGATAAAATCGGATTATTAGTCGAAAATCAAGGAGCAAAATGTGTGTTTTTAGAAGGTTTTACTAACAAAGAAGGAGAACCTTTACCCTTAATTGTGCAGAAAACCGATGGTGGTTATAATTATGCTACAACGGATTTAGCCGCGTTAAGACATCGGATTGAAACCGAGAAAGCGACTCGAATTATTTATGTTACTGATGCTGGACAATCTAACCATTTTATGCAGTTTTGGCAAGTAGCAAAACGGGCGAGTTGGATACCGGAAAATGTCGAATTAGTTCATGTTGCTTTTGGAGTTGTGAAAGGAGAAGATGGAAAAAAATTAAAAACTCGTTCTGGGGAAACCGTGCGTTTAAGGGAATTATTAGATGAGGCGGTTAATTATGCTAAAAAAGATTTAGAAACCCGCATCAAAGCTGAAGGACGCACCGAAACCCAAGAGTTTATTGATCATGTTGCAGAGATAGTGGGTTTAAGTGCGGTCAAATATGCAGATTTAAGCCAAAATCGCACCAGTGATTATATTTTTAGTTTTGATAAAATGTTATCATTACAAGGAAATACGGCTCCCTATATGCTCTATGCCTATGTAAGAATTCAAGGAATTAGTCGTAAGGGAAATATTGATTGGCAAAAGTTAGAAACAGATATTCAACTGGTTTTAGAAGCAGATGAAGAAGTGGTTTTGGCTAAACATTTATTACAATTGCAGGATATTTTAGAGGAAGTTGCTAAAGATTTATTACCTAACCGCTTATGTCAATATTTGTTTGAATTAAGCCAAAAATTTAATCAGTTTTACGAGCAATGTGACGTCGTGAAAGCCAGAGAACCTCAACGGACTTCTCGTTTATCATTATGTGATTTAACGGCAAAAACCTTAAAATTAGGGTTATCTTTGTTAGGAATTTCTGTCTTAGAACGGATGTAA
- a CDS encoding putative GTP-binding protein, giving the protein MLRAGIVGLPNVGKSTLFNALVANAKATAANFPFCTIEPNVGVVGVPDERLNVLAKISKSEQIIPTRIEFVDIAGLVKGASQGEGLGNQFLSHIREVDAIVHVVRCFEDDDIIHVSGSIDPLRDIDIINLELALSDLSQVERRIDRARKQAKTSKEAQFEVTALEKIAVLLNEGKPARQAILTEEELEAVKGLGLVTQKSVIYATNVSEDDLATGNAQVEKVREVAKIDNAQVVIISAQVESELVDLSEEERADFLASLGVEEGGLKSLIRATYELLGLRTYLTTGPKETRAWTIKAGMSAPQAAGVIHSDFERGFIRAETVAYKDLVATGSMNAAKEKGLVRSEGKEYIVQEGDVLLFRFNV; this is encoded by the coding sequence ATGCTAAGAGCCGGAATTGTTGGACTTCCCAACGTTGGTAAATCGACATTATTTAACGCTTTAGTTGCCAATGCTAAGGCGACGGCGGCGAACTTTCCCTTTTGTACTATTGAACCGAATGTCGGCGTTGTCGGAGTTCCCGATGAACGGTTAAATGTATTAGCAAAAATCTCCAAGTCTGAACAAATTATCCCCACTCGAATTGAATTTGTAGACATTGCTGGATTAGTCAAAGGGGCGAGTCAAGGAGAAGGGTTAGGGAATCAATTTTTATCCCATATTCGAGAAGTAGATGCCATTGTTCATGTCGTTCGCTGTTTTGAAGATGATGATATTATTCACGTTTCGGGTTCAATTGATCCCTTGCGAGATATTGATATTATTAATTTAGAATTAGCCTTATCAGATTTATCTCAAGTTGAACGACGCATCGACCGCGCCCGCAAACAAGCCAAAACCAGCAAAGAAGCGCAATTTGAAGTCACCGCTTTAGAAAAAATTGCAGTTTTATTAAATGAAGGAAAACCCGCCCGTCAAGCAATATTAACTGAAGAAGAACTAGAAGCAGTAAAAGGGTTGGGTTTAGTCACTCAAAAATCTGTAATTTATGCAACAAACGTCTCAGAAGATGATTTAGCAACAGGAAATGCCCAAGTTGAAAAAGTCCGGGAAGTGGCAAAAATTGATAATGCTCAAGTAGTGATTATTTCGGCACAGGTAGAATCGGAATTAGTGGATTTGTCGGAAGAAGAACGGGCTGACTTTTTGGCTTCTTTGGGAGTAGAAGAAGGAGGTTTAAAATCCTTAATTAGAGCCACTTATGAATTATTAGGATTACGCACCTATTTAACCACTGGCCCGAAAGAAACCCGCGCCTGGACAATTAAAGCCGGAATGTCTGCACCCCAAGCCGCCGGAGTGATTCACTCTGATTTTGAACGGGGATTTATTCGAGCGGAAACGGTGGCGTATAAGGATTTAGTGGCGACTGGTTCGATGAATGCTGCGAAGGAAAAAGGATTAGTTCGCAGTGAAGGGAAAGAGTATATTGTCCAAGAAGGAGATGTGCTATTATTCCGATTTAATGTTTAA
- a CDS encoding Orn/Lys/Arg decarboxylase major region yields MLEQFPTPLLTALKNCANQPDAPFYAPGHKRGQGISPLLTEFLGTQLFKADLPELPELDNLFNPESVIAEAQYLASEAFGAEKTWFLVNGSTSGIIATILAICGTGDKILVPRNAHQSVISGLILSGAIATFLQPEYNPSWDLSYSITPETVAKSLQQHPDAKAVLIVYPTYQGVCGNITEIAKITHQYNIPLIVDEAHGAHFNFHPDLPTPALKAGADLTVQSTHKILGSMTQSSMLHVQGNRINKERLSQTLQFVESTSPNYILLASLDAARQQMATQGYNLMNQTISLAQIARTEISKIQGLSVFGNLELKPTSGCVNLDITRLTIKVSNLGISGYEADEILSQQFHVIAELPSLHHLTFIISLGNTETDIYQLINGLKTLSVEYQLSAAYHPALNFFPTPHSAPSTPPFSCRDAFFAQTEKRPLTDCVGSVSAEIICPYPPGIPVLMPGEIITSDALKFLQQVIALGGKITGCSDPNLQQLKIVKG; encoded by the coding sequence ATGTTAGAGCAATTTCCAACACCATTATTAACGGCTTTAAAAAATTGTGCTAATCAACCCGACGCGCCCTTTTATGCCCCCGGACATAAACGCGGGCAGGGGATTTCACCTTTATTAACGGAATTCTTAGGAACTCAACTTTTTAAAGCAGATTTACCTGAATTACCTGAACTGGATAATTTATTTAATCCAGAAAGTGTAATAGCAGAAGCTCAATATCTTGCATCCGAAGCATTTGGGGCAGAAAAAACTTGGTTTTTAGTTAATGGGTCAACTTCTGGAATTATTGCTACTATTTTAGCTATTTGTGGAACTGGAGATAAAATTTTAGTCCCTAGAAATGCTCATCAATCTGTGATTTCAGGTTTAATTTTATCCGGTGCGATCGCAACTTTTTTACAGCCAGAATATAATCCAAGCTGGGATTTATCCTATAGTATTACTCCAGAAACCGTTGCTAAATCTTTACAACAACATCCCGATGCTAAAGCCGTATTAATAGTATATCCTACTTATCAGGGAGTATGTGGAAATATTACCGAAATTGCTAAAATTACCCATCAATATAATATTCCTCTGATTGTAGACGAAGCTCACGGAGCGCATTTTAATTTTCATCCCGACTTACCAACCCCAGCCCTAAAAGCAGGAGCAGATTTAACAGTACAATCTACCCATAAAATATTAGGTTCCATGACACAATCTTCCATGCTTCATGTTCAAGGAAATCGTATCAACAAAGAGCGTTTATCTCAAACCTTACAATTCGTCGAATCTACCAGTCCGAATTATATATTATTAGCATCCTTAGATGCTGCCCGTCAACAAATGGCAACCCAAGGCTATAATTTAATGAATCAAACAATATCCTTAGCACAAATAGCCAGAACAGAAATTAGCAAAATCCAAGGTTTATCTGTTTTTGGAAATCTCGAATTAAAACCTACATCAGGATGTGTTAACCTAGATATCACCCGTTTAACTATTAAAGTATCAAACTTAGGAATAAGCGGGTATGAAGCCGATGAGATTCTCAGTCAACAATTCCATGTTATCGCAGAACTTCCTAGTCTTCATCACCTAACTTTTATTATTAGTTTGGGTAACACTGAAACCGATATTTACCAACTAATTAACGGATTAAAAACCCTCTCCGTTGAATACCAACTTTCTGCGGCCTACCACCCTGCCCTTAATTTCTTTCCTACACCCCACTCTGCGCCTTCTACACCCCCTTTTTCCTGTCGGGATGCTTTTTTTGCCCAAACAGAAAAACGTCCTCTTACAGACTGCGTGGGGTCTGTGAGTGCGGAAATTATTTGTCCCTACCCGCCTGGTATCCCCGTATTAATGCCAGGTGAAATTATCACCTCTGATGCTCTAAAATTTTTGCAACAAGTGATAGCGTTGGGTGGGAAAATAACAGGATGTAGTGATCCGAACCTGCAACAGCTTAAAATTGTTAAGGGTTAA